GCTGGTGAGCAGGAAGCCCAGCGCCACCTGCATGGTCAGCGCCGTGCCTACATAGGAAGGATGGGAGACCTCGCTGACGATAGTGGAAAACTGCGCCGAGTCCGCCACCACGGCGATCCCCCAGACCAAAGAGACGGCGACCAGGGCAGGGAAGCTATCGAACGCCAGCCCGGCGGCCAGGCAGCAGGCGCCGCTCACCGCCATGGCGACGATGGTGACGTTGCTGCGGCGGCGCAAGCGAACGGCTTCAACCTGCACACACACACAGTCATTGCGTGTACGGTCGCTCACCACTCCCGCCCACACGCACCCCACCGCTCCGATGGCAATGGCCGAAAAGGTGGACACCTCCACCCACGCTGTCGCGAGGCCCGCCCCCGAAGCCGCCAGCAGTACTCCGATCCATCCCCACATGGAATAGACCTCCCACATGTGCCCCAGGTATCCGAGGTTGCCCAGGCGCAGGCGGCGCTGGCGGAAGGTCTGGCCGACCTGATGGAAGTTAAAGGGCGGCTGCGGCGCGGCGTACGGGCCTTCGTGTACGCCGACCGCCACCACCAGCGCCGCCAGGACGGCGAAGCCGCTCGAAGCCAGGACCATCGCCCGCCAGGGAAGATTGCCCGCCGCCTCGACCGCATGGGGCAGCGCCGAGCCCACGGTCAGCGCCGCGATGAAGATTCCCAGCGCCAGGCCGCGTCCTTCCTTGAACCATCCCGCGAGCAGCTTCATGCCCGTGGGGTAGACGCCCGCCAAAAACACCCCGGTCAG
The Terriglobales bacterium DNA segment above includes these coding regions:
- a CDS encoding MFS transporter, giving the protein MNPDSRRVLILLSTAELLAMSLWFTGTAALPQLAQAWNAGYGLTAWLTITVQLGFVAGALVAAVFNLPDVFRPGKIFVVSSLAAAAANALFAWVAAEHIAAALVLRFLTGVFLAGVYPTGMKLLAGWFKEGRGLALGIFIAALTVGSALPHAVEAAGNLPWRAMVLASSGFAVLAALVVAVGVHEGPYAAPQPPFNFHQVGQTFRQRRLRLGNLGYLGHMWEVYSMWGWIGVLLAASGAGLATAWVEVSTFSAIAIGAVGCVWAGVVSDRTRNDCVCVQVEAVRLRRRSNVTIVAMAVSGACCLAAGLAFDSFPALVAVSLVWGIAVVADSAQFSTIVSEVSHPSYVGTALTMQVALGFLLTS